In Strix aluco isolate bStrAlu1 chromosome 17, bStrAlu1.hap1, whole genome shotgun sequence, the genomic stretch GTAGGCACCAGCCATAAAAATATTTGATTGATTAACATCAGATGCTTGAGATACTCCCACTTACTACTTTTCAGTGAGCCTATGTAAGCTGTAAACATTCCACAGGCTGTGTACCCACCTAACCCAAGAAAGCCATGAAGTAGGCCAGAGGAACCATGGTCCATCAGTATTTGGCTGTATGGGCCAGTAACACAGAGAATGAAGAACTATTGGCAGGATCTCCTGGCAGTTTAACACCAATTAGTGTCTTAAATGTATTCATTTACACTCAAAGCTAATTTACTCATTACTTCAAGTAATTAGCTCCATCTGTCTGAATGCAGCCTTGGGTGTGAGGCAGGCATTTTCACCTGGGTGCGGATAACAAGGGTAGTTGCTCTGTTTGTGAAGCCTATGTCAGCAAAACTCATGAAAAGACAGGCTCCCTCCCCCACGGCTCCTGGCCCATGCGGCTGTAGCTCCCAAGCCGCCTCATGGCAGTTAGAGGTCAGGTAGGGATATGTGCTGGGGATGTTATTGTTATTCACCTCCTCCCCATAAGGCCAAATCTGTTCCCTGTTCTGGCTCGCAGCATGGCCCTGTGAAGACTTGGCTATGGGGCAGGAATAAGCAGCCCCTTGCTGGCcccagctgccttcccctccccagcccctgcttcCTGGCAGGGCACTGGTGCAGTTCTCCCACAGCATGCAGGTAGGGACCTTGGGGAAGGAGGCAGGACTACTGCATGCATTAAACATCCCAGCAAGCAAGCTAACAGCTATCGAAACATATAATTAAACCATTATTTTCTCTCgccccctctcttttttttttttttccttcacctgaacaaaatatttttccatttatttgttaTCAGTGAAGGGAGTGAATATACTGAAATGCGTCTGCTGTTCTGCTCTACTACCCTCTATTAACTTCCTAAGCACTTGGGAACCTTTGCCTCAGCTGCGTGAAATAACAGGGAAACTAATTAGGCCGATAAAACTCAATGATTGAGTCAGGCACCCCGAGAAAGGGGATGACTttttactaccttttttttttgttgttgttaatacATGTGTTCACCCTCAAGTTCTTCACTGCCTgcactgctggcagcacagaTCAGATTTAGTTACAACTGAAGAAGGAAGGTCCTAGCCAGGAGCAGTGATGATTGGGGTGACAATTCCTTTCTGTCCCCAGTTGTGGGGTTTCCTGGGCCAGGGTTTGATGAACAGCTTGTTGCAAGTCCCCTTGTCTGCATGGGCCCTTCTCAGCACACACAGCGCACGTCTCGCAGTAGAGGCAATTAATCTGCTGCTGGGATGGCATGTGAACAGGTCTCAGCCACATTGCAAAGAGAGTTTGGACAAAGTCTCTCTCCTGATGTGGACACAGGGACAGGTGGAGGCACGTGAAGGATGGGGCAAgcctggaggaggtggaggactTTGCAAAACTCAAAGCCTCCAGCTCTGAGCAGCTGATCCCCACGTCCAAACGCACAGCGCCTGCACCAGTCAGCACATGGCCGAGACTTGCAAAGAAAATTTAGATCCAAAGGCTAATGCTAATCAGTAGAATCTAATTGAAGAAGTGGTAATCAAGTGAGATTACCAGCCTGATCCTATTATGGGCCCCCTGCCCAGCCGTTAGGTCAGTGCTGCAGGCAGTGTTCACAAAGCCACCTCCCGTAGTGCTGGGGCCGGGGGTTGCTGGCTGATGGCTTGGTTGTTGCGCGGTGCCGGGAGCGTGTCGCAGAGGTGTCCTCCCTGCGAGCCGAGCGAGCAGAGCGCTCCTTCGTTAGCCAGAATTCGCTCTCACTTGTATTTGTATCTTGCTTTGCAGATGGGAAATGTGTCCAACACCTCAGTGTTCATCTCCACCTTATCGGAGAGAGAAGACCTGATTTTTGGCACGCTCTACTTAGTCTTTGGTAAGGAAAGACAGCCAGTTATACCTCTCTCCCTGCTGCGGGCAGTCCAGGTGCCTGCCTGCCAGAGACGTTCAGGCCTTGTGCAGTCACTGATGCTTCCAGAAGCGTTCAGTCATTAGCAGAATAATCAGACTGGGCCCTTCCCATGTTAGCCCTCCCCACATTACTCAAAAGGATGATCTGGACAAAGCTTGGTGATTGCATTCCCTTCTCAGGGGAACTGCAAGTACcagttatgtttttaaatatttggaaagttgAAGAACAACCTTTGAGGAATGTGCTGTAACTTCTTCTGCAGCCACCTGATGTGAGATGGATAGAGACTCTCTGTTATCATTGCCAGTTTCATGACTATTGAAGGTGATTTCGATGTCCAGCTGGCCCTTGCTTTCAGCAGAAGATTCTGATCAATGTCCTGTGATTTAGAGTTAGTGGCACTGAAAAGCCAGCAGGCAGAACTGAGGGGCTGGGATGTGCTCTGAGGTGGCCTAGACCTGGTTGGTGTGGGCCAGAAGTGAACGATGGGCAAAGAAAAGCCTGCCAATGTGCTGAGCCCTGAGTAAGTTGTCTCCCAAATGCTAGAAGAGTTTTTCACGCCTGCGAGGAGGGGGAACCCAAGGGATGCTCACGCCTCTGGGACTATCAGCAATCCTATAGGCACCTACAGATCCTAGGAGTTAGTAAAGCTACTAAAATGTACTTAGTACAGATGTGAGATTAGATTGGTGGGAAAAATGCCTCATGATGCTGGGAAGATGGACAGACATCTCAGTACTCTACCCTTCAGCAACTCCAGAGCCTCCAAATCTCTGGATTTGGCCAGGTCCTGAGTGGGAATCCTGTTCCTGAGGGGAACTTTAGTGTTGGCCATTCAGCGGCTTTGGAAGGTGGTTCTTACCATGGTAGTTCATTTACAGCCTAATCCTTTAGGGAGAAACTCTCAGACTACCCAACCTGCCCCGAGAGCGGCAAAGATTCCCCTTCTGAGGATACTGAAACCTCTTTTCAATGAAAGCACTATTacgtaacaaaaaaaaaaagagagaaagccCTTGTTATAAAATTTGAATCACTACTGTTGTTTTAAATACACTAATAGCAAACAAAGAGTGGTCTTTTGTTTAGTCTGGATTTTCCTTGATCTTCATAAATCCtttcttcttgtttattttgTTACCGTGGTATTGGACAACACAGACTCACAGGAGTGACATTgccaggaagaaattaaaaaggcaaagggGCCCAGGTCCTTGGACTCACATCAGAAGAGCAATCGCACAAAGCTCCTGTTATTTATCTAGCTGGAAGGAAGTGCCCCCCTTGCTCCTTCCAGCTGGAAGTGGTGACTCTGGCCAGATACTGCACCCGGAGCCCATTGCAGTCTCATCCCATCACTGCCCTCCTACCAAACGCCTCTGTAGGATCTCAGGAAGGGAAAGGGATCAAATTCAATGTAAAGCAGCTCCAGATGTGCTCACAGAGCTCTGCAGGTCCCATGGGCTCCCCTGCTCAGCTCGCTCCGGAGGGGGAAGCCTGGAACCCTTTCCACCCTCTGTGGACATCTCCGGTGTTTGCTTCCAAACATCTCAAGATGATCCTGGCTCCTTTCCCGACTGTTTCATACAGCACTGTTCCTCTGCCTTCTCCGCAGGCATCGTGTCTCTCTCTGGGaactcgctgctgctgctggtggcctaTCAGAAGAGGTCCATGCTGAAGCCTGCCGAGTTCTTCATCGTCAACCTGGCCATCAGTGACCTGAGCATGACAGTGACGCTCTTCCCCCTGGCCACCTCATCCTTCTTTGCACACAGGTACCTTGTGGAAGCGGTTCTGCACTGGCCGACAGCCCTGGCTGCAGTTTGCAAACCTTGTCTTGAAACGGGGAGATCCCTGACAGGAGCTGCAGAGGGGCCCAAGGGGTCAGTCTGGTGGCACTGGGGCACTGTGTAACCTCACAGACATCCATCCTGCAGCAGGGTGCTTTTGCTGTTCCCTGTCCCTCCAGTTTATCACACAGACGTGCTGTAAAAGGGGTTTGGTGGTGGGTTTCTGAGCTGGCACTCTCGTGGCGTGGGCGCTGCAGTGGTGTGCAGTGGTGTGGGTCTGGGCAGCTCCCACACCTGTGGCTCCATCTGTGCTTGTCACTGGGATGCTCAGGGAACAAATTAGGGGTAAGATCATGCCCATGTTTTCTTGGGTAATCAGGTGCTGCAGCCTGTTGCAACCACCCCATGCATGGCCAGCTTTGCTTCTGGTGTGGCACCAGCAGCTGAGGCCCCATCgccaggagagcagctgggaaaTACCCAGCCTTCCCCCAGAGCAGGAATCATGGAGAAAATGCCCATCCAGCCGCCTGGCAGGGGTGTCAGGCAGCTTCCCGGGGcagaggggaagggctgggtTTACCTGCAGGCTTTCCCTTGCAGGTGGCTGTTCAACCAGGCGGTGTGCACCCTCTACGCCTTCTGTGGGGTCTTGTTCGGGCTCTGCAGCCTCACCAGCCTGACGGTGCTCAGCACGGTTTGCTGCCTGAAGGTCTGTTACCCAGCATATGGTACGTGCTGGGATGCGTTATCTGAGCTATGCTCACACCCCTCTCTGTTTACATAACCCTTTGTTTTTCGGGCCAGATCCACCTTTTCTGGGAAAGCTTTGCCGCAGGGCAAAGTATTCCCAGGTGCAGCAGACTCTGAAGGCTTTTACCGCTTGTGTATTCACCTTTATACTGAAGTCTTAGAAAATTAGGGAGTTTTAGATTTGATGGGGATTGGgacaaaaaggagaaaacccGCCTCCCCCAGTGCTTCAGTCTGCCAGAGAGGAAAAGGTCCTTCACATGACAGTGTCTGGGGTGGCTTTGAGCAGTCCCTGCCCCATGCCCAGGCTGTTGCAGCCGGGCAACCTCCCTGCCGGCCCCATGGGCCGTGGGTGCAGCCACGTCCCCACGGGGCTGTGGGTGCAACGTCCCCCCCCATGCCACCAGCAGCCACACGACCTCCCAGCAACTCCCCCAAAGCCGAGAGAGGCTGCACCACCGATCCTGCCACTTGCTGCGTGGATTGTGGCAAACCCTTACGTTTCTCTTGGCTCCTTGCTCTGGCCGCCTGCCTGAGGGGACAGGAGGATACCCGTGCACCCTGGGGCCCTGGGGTGAGCGCTGGTGTGGCTCTACCCACTGCCGTGCTGTGatcagcagctcctgccctgtgcGGGTGACCCCAGCTGTGTCCCAGGGTGGCTGGCCTCGTCCCCGGTGCCTGGAGGTGTGGGGAGCTTGGGGTCACAGCccctctctctgctccccctTGCCTATGGGAAACCATCCTCACCCCAATCCCTTTGCCACAGGCAACAAGTTCTCGCCCTGCCACGCCGGAGTGCTGCTGCTGTGCGTCTGGGCATACGCCCTGATGTTCGCCACGGCCCCCTTGGCCGAGTGGGGCAGCTATGGCCCCGAGCCCTACGGGACAGCCTGCTGCATCACGTGGAAAGCCTCGAGCAGGGAGGCCACACTCTACATCCTTGCCCTCTTCATCTTCTGCTACCTTCTCCCCTgcctcctcatcctcatctccTACTCGCTGATCCTCTGGACAGTGCGGGTGTCCCGAAGAGCCGTCAGGCAGCACACGTCCCCCCAGCGCAGAGCCCGCAGCGTGCACAGCCTGATCGTGAAGGTAGGGGAGGCCTTGGGTCGCTGTGGGGTCTTGGGGTGCCCCCTGACCCAGCCCACCGCCCCATGGGCAGGCGAATGCGGCAGGACCCCTTCTGCCAGGGCGTCTGCTGCTCCCGATGAATTCTCCAGGTGTCTGAATCAGTGTGGGTAATAACACATGTCTCCTCGTTTAAAGCCATCAGGTGGAggagttttaattttaaattacattggAAAAGATCATAAAAGGAGCTTGCATGAGTCATTGTTCCCCAGACTACAAGCTAATACTATACTTTACCAAGgatatgtcaaaaaaaaaaaaagtggataccctttaaaaaaaaaaaccaaacacaaaagaaaacagcttgCAAGCCTGGTGTAGAAGGAAACATTCATGTCTGCTTAGAGGAGGGGGGGTCTGAGCATGGCCCGTTTCCAGAGCCTCCCGGTCGGTCTGCGTGCCGGCACACAGATTGCTGGAGAGATTTTGAGTGCTGCCAAAACGCTGTTGGAGTCCAATGCTGGCCTGGTCCCAGCCAGGTCGCTGGGTGCTTTGTTCCCATCTGCCGTGGTGGACTGAGGCAATTCCCGAGTTTCCCAGGTGGGACGGGGTGTGAGACGCTTGACGGTTTATGCGCCCACGCTGGGACATGCTGAGTCGCTGCCCTGATGTCTGACACCCTGATGCTCCAGTGTGATGGGTCTGGAAGGCTGAGCACCTTTCCCTGGGGATGTGACCGACTGCTCGGGGTCTCATTGCACATGGCTGAGATTTGGGGGGTGGGTCAGCatcctgcctgtgctgcaggaagCTCACAGCACCACCATGTCCATCTGCTTCTCTTCCAGCTGAGCATTGCTGTGTGCCTGGGGTTTCTGGGTGCCTGGACCCCTTACGCTGTCATTGCCCTGTGGGCAGTCCTTGGCGACGCCAGCCAGGTGCCAGCACTGGCCTTTGTGCTGTCAGCCGTCTTTGCCAAGTCCTCGACACTCTACAACCCGCTGGTGTACCTGCTCTTCAAGCCCAACTTCCAGAAGTTTCTCTCCAAGGACATGGTGCTCCTCCAGGCCATCCGCACCCTCCTCTGCTGTGGCTGCCCGAGCGCTGCGCTCCCGCCCTTCCCATCCCCGGGCTTCGGTGACCACCCTGGGGCTTGCAGAAACTGCAACGACACTTTTGAGTGTTTCAGTAACTACCCCAAGTGCTACAAACTCCCCCAGGTGCCCGGCAGCTCGCCCCGGCATGCTCCCCTGGCTATGCTGGCCGATGGAGCTGCTTGTCAGCCAGGGCTGAAGAGgacggtgcaggtgatggtgcttgTCACACGGAAAAGGTCAGGCCTGGGCACTGCGAATGTGGCGGGGGAAGCTCTGCCATCAGATTTCATGAAAGACCTTCTCTGAGCCCAGCCATGCCTGGCTGTGTCCTACCAGCGCACTGGAAGACAAACCCAAACGCACCATTTCTCTCACCTACATATCTGATGGACCCCCAGCATGTTCTGCAGATGAAGTGACATGAAAACTTAAGACCAGCCTTGTGTCCCCCTCTGGTTTGCCTCTTGCAACTCTGAGCCTAGTCTTTGtacttgcaaaaaaccccaaatgtaaTAGACCCCCAGTGCCTGAAACCTGCCCAGGGTGCAAGTCCAGGGTGAAGTTTCTCCTGCAGCTTGCTCGCTGGGCCCTTGGCCTTTGGTTTCCATCCTGGTGCTCTGATGACCAAGTAGGAACTTGGTTGTCTTAAGAAACTGTGCCtcgcagggagggctgggggccaGGAGGCCCCGAGAGGCATCCCACCTCCAGCGCCAGCTCCTACAGCCCCCACTGACCATGTCCTTTCCTGTGGGGAGCAGGACCACGCCGCTCAGCTACCTCACTTGGGATTATGAAGCATCTTTATATACCTCTCAAGAGACTACTCTCTGCGCGGGCTGGGTTACCCCACTCCCTTGATTTGAATGCAAACCCAGCACCATCCTATAGATCGAAATGGGAGCTTGTCTTTAGAGTAAGGATTTGGGGTTAAAATAATCCCAGTGTGAGTAATAGCAGTCCCAGGTCGTGCTCTCCAGGCAGGGAATGGCAAATCTGTGGCCGAGCACCATCctggcagcggggctgtggcTGTAGGGTGTCTCCCAGCAGCTGGGACGAGGGGGCAGCTCATGCCATCTGCGCTGCTGCGCAGGGGAGCAGCTGCCTGGGCAACAGCATCCCGCGGGCTCGTAGTCAGCGTTTGGAGACCAGTGTGGGCAGTTCTGTGGGCAGTTCACCCACAGGAAGAGCGGGATGAAAAGGACCAAGAAGCTGTGAAAGGGCCCGATGCAAAGCCATCAATAGAAACGTCCCCACGTTCTCCACCGTGGCAGGCGCAGGGCAGGCTTGCAGCCATCTCTCTCCCGTAGCCTGCTGGTAGCCCCGTTGTGAAGCTCCCCTGGGGCTGAGCTCGGGGGCTCCCCGTCCCACCCCAGCACCAAGCTGCCTGTGTGCCCAGCCTTGGGCACGGCGGGAGCTGGTTCTGCTTTGCAGGGCCTGAATAACAGAGCCAGGGTGCCCAGAGAGGTTGGTTATGccccaaaaaattaaaagatgcaTTCAAGGTGACGAGAAGAGTCAGTAGCAGAGGTGGGAAATGTGCTGCCCTTCGGCACCCAGCCAGCTCGTGGGAGCACTTTATGTTGTCACTGGTTAACGAACAAAACCACGCCACAACCCATCGCCAGAGCTGCAGCATTAAATCATGGCTGTGCTAAACAGGAATAGGGAACCGTTTTCTG encodes the following:
- the LOC141931074 gene encoding opsin-5-like isoform X3, which gives rise to MGNVSNTSVFISTLSEREDLIFGTLYLVFGIVSLSGNSLLLLVAYQKRSMLKPAEFFIVNLAISDLSMTVTLFPLATSSFFAHRWLFNQAVCTLYAFCGVLFGLCSLTSLTVLSTVCCLKVCYPAYGNKFSPCHAGVLLLCVWAYALMFATAPLAEWGSYGPEPYGTACCITWKASSREATLYILALFIFCYLLPCLLILISYSLILWTVRVSRRAVRQHTSPQRRARSVHSLIVKLSIAVCLGFLGAWTPYAVIALWAVLGDASQVPALAFVLSAVFAKSSTLYNPLVYLLFKPNFQKFLSKDMVLLQAIRTLLCCGCPSAALPPFPSPGFGDHPGACRNCNDTFECFSNYPKCYKLPQVPGSSPRHAPLAMLADGAACQPGLKRTVQVMVLVTRKRSGLGTANVAGEALPSDFMKDLL
- the LOC141931074 gene encoding opsin-5-like isoform X1, whose translation is MSLEHLSAQHGVVPGGQPDLQGEMGNVSNTSVFISTLSEREDLIFGTLYLVFGIVSLSGNSLLLLVAYQKRSMLKPAEFFIVNLAISDLSMTVTLFPLATSSFFAHRWLFNQAVCTLYAFCGVLFGLCSLTSLTVLSTVCCLKVCYPAYGNKFSPCHAGVLLLCVWAYALMFATAPLAEWGSYGPEPYGTACCITWKASSREATLYILALFIFCYLLPCLLILISYSLILWTVRVSRRAVRQHTSPQRRARSVHSLIVKLSIAVCLGFLGAWTPYAVIALWAVLGDASQVPALAFVLSAVFAKSSTLYNPLVYLLFKPNFQKFLSKDMVLLQAIRTLLCCGCPSAALPPFPSPGFGDHPGACRNCNDTFECFSNYPKCYKLPQVPGSSPRHAPLAMLADGAACQPGLKRTVQVMVLVTRKRSGLGTANVAGEALPSDFMKDLL
- the LOC141931074 gene encoding opsin-5-like isoform X2, with the protein product MMGNVSNTSVFISTLSEREDLIFGTLYLVFGIVSLSGNSLLLLVAYQKRSMLKPAEFFIVNLAISDLSMTVTLFPLATSSFFAHRWLFNQAVCTLYAFCGVLFGLCSLTSLTVLSTVCCLKVCYPAYGNKFSPCHAGVLLLCVWAYALMFATAPLAEWGSYGPEPYGTACCITWKASSREATLYILALFIFCYLLPCLLILISYSLILWTVRVSRRAVRQHTSPQRRARSVHSLIVKLSIAVCLGFLGAWTPYAVIALWAVLGDASQVPALAFVLSAVFAKSSTLYNPLVYLLFKPNFQKFLSKDMVLLQAIRTLLCCGCPSAALPPFPSPGFGDHPGACRNCNDTFECFSNYPKCYKLPQVPGSSPRHAPLAMLADGAACQPGLKRTVQVMVLVTRKRSGLGTANVAGEALPSDFMKDLL